GAGCCGTCCTCCGCGTACAGCGGACGCGTCACCGGCACGGCGAACCAGAACGGCGAGAACTCCGCGGCGGCCGGCTGCGGCGCCGGGGCGGCCGGCACACCCGGCTGCCCGTAGGCCTGGCCGGGCTGCGGCTGGGCGCCGTACGGCTGCGCCGGGGCGCCCGGGTAGCCGTAACCACCGGGCGGCTGGGCGCCGTAGGGCTGCGGAGCGGCCGGCTTGGCGGCCGGGACCAGCGGGGCCTGCAACGCCGGGACGAGGGGGGTGGCGATGGCCGCGGCGGCCATGACCAGCGTGGCGACGAGGGCGATGACCAGACCCGTGCCGGCGCTCGGGCCGTCGCTGGAGCCGTTGCCGATGTTGTTCGCGCCGCCCGACGGGTCGATCACGTTGCCGAGCGCGCTCCACGCGGCGAAGACGGCGAACGCGGCACCGAACTGGCCGAGGTCGAGGCCGGCCACCTTGCGCGGCTGCGGCAGGGCGCGGGCGACGACGACGAGCGCGGCCCCGATGATCCCCGCCAGGACGACGCTCAGCAGGACCGGCCCGCTCGACCAGAGGTTCGGCATGTCGAAGTCGCCGGCGTCGTACGAGTAGTTGTCGAGGAACGACGCGATGAACAGCAACACCGCTGCCCCGATCACCACGCCGTCGCCTCTAGTGAGGGAGCGGATATTCACTTCAGGTCCTTCGTAGGTCGTCTCGTCGTCGGTAGACACTAGCGCCCGTGTGAGCCGGCTGTACGGCCGGATCCGCCCGCCGCTCGCGACTCGCGCAGGAAACTCACGATTCCCTCGGAGATCCCCTGCGCCGCCTTCTGCCGCCAGGCGCCGCTGGTCAGTTGTGCCGCGTCCTTGCTATCGCGCATGTTGCCGCACTCGATGAACACCTTGGGAACCGTTGACAGATTGAGACCGCCCAGGTCCGTGCGCGTGACCAGGCCGGTGCCCGAACCGAGGTAGTTGGAGGGCGCCTCACCGGTGGCGTGCAGGAAGTGGCCGGCGATGCGCTCGCCCAGGGCGCGGGAGGGGCCGACGATCGCGCGGGTGTCGGCCCCTCCGGAGTGCACGGGCCCCGGCATGATGACGTGGAAGCCGCGGTTGCCGGGCGCCGAGCCGTCGGCGTGGATTGAGACGGCCGCGTCCGCGCGGGCGGTGTTGCCGATCCGCGCCCGCTCGTCCACGCAGGGACCCCAGGCGGGCTCGTCCCCGTCGTGGGTCAGCCTCACCGTGGCGCCCTGCTCCTCCAGCAGGGCGCGCAGCCGGTGGGCGACGTCGAGGGTGAACCGGGCCTCCGTGTAACCGGCGTTGGTGGACGTCCCGGTGGTGTCGCACTCCTTGCGGTTCGTCCCGATGTCCACGCTGCGGTTGATCTCGGCCGTGTGCCGGACGTTGCCTGGGTTGTGCCCCGGGTCGATGACCACGACCCTTCCCCTGAGCGGTCCCGCTCCGGCGGGCGCGGAGGCCGTGCGCGCGGGGTCCGGCCGCCCGCCGTCCTCCGTGGCCGCGGGGCCCGAGGGCGACGTCTCGCGCGCCGCGGTGGAGGCGGCCGGGGAGGAGGCGGTGCGGACCGGGGTCCCCGGCCCGCCGTCGCCCACCGCCTCGTACACCCCCCAGCCGAGCAGTGCGCCGGTCACCAGCGCGGCCAGCGCCACGGTCAGCGGGGAGCGCCGGGGACGGCGCGAGTGCGGGGGATCGGTCCGCGGGCCTTCGTACGACACGTCAGCGACTCTAACCGGGCGCTCAGATTCCCGCCCCCGTTCGCCGCAGGACGCGCAGCGACCCGGTCACCGCCGTCTCCGTGAACGCCCCGGACGCCAGGGCCCGCAGGTACACCCGGTACGGCGCCTGCCCGGTGAACTCGTCCTCCGGCTCGGGGAAGACGTCGTGGATCACCAGCAGGCCCCCGTCGGCGACGTGCGGCGCCCAGCCCTCGTAGTCGGCGGTGGCGTGCTCGTCGGTGTGGCCGCCGTCGACGAAGACGAGGCCGAGCGGGGAGTTCCAGACCGCGGCGATCCGGGGGGAGCGGCCGACGAGCGCGACCACGTGCTCCTCCAGTCCCGCCCCGTACAGGGTGCGGCGGAACATGGGCAGCGTGTCCATCAGCCCGGTCTCCGGGTCGACGGTCTCGGGGTCGTGGTAGTCCCAGCCGGGCTGCTGCTCCTCGCTGCCCCGGTGGTGGTCGACGGTCAGCGCGGTGACCCCGGCCCCGCGGGCGGCGTCGGCGAGCAGGACGGTGGAGCGCCCGCAGTAGGTGCCGACCTCCAGCAGCGGCAGCCCCAACCGCCCCGCCTCCACGGCGGCCGCGTACAGGGCGAGGCCCTCCTCGACGGGCATGAAGCCCTTCGCCGCCTCGAACGCGGCCAGGATCTCCGGCTTCGGTGCCGCGGGCATGGGGGTCCTTTCGTCCGGTCTGCACGACGGGGCCGCACGGCCTGTCCGGCTGCTGCCGCGTGCCGGCGCGTACGACGTCCTCGGTGCCCATGCTGGCGCAACCCCCCGCCGCCGCGGTGGGCGGGGGTACGCGTGGCGCGCTGCTCAGGCGGTGACCGCCCCGCCGGGCAGCGACAGGTCCAGCTCGACGGCCCGCTCGTCGCCGGCGTGGGTCGCCGAGGAGGCCAGCGGACCGTGCCCGGCGGCCCTGGCGGCCAGGACGTAGGCGCCCTGCGCGGGGACGGCGAGGACGTAGCTGCCGTCCTCCGCGGACACGGTGGCCCCCGCCTGGCGGCCCCGCCGGTCGATCAGGGTGACCTTGGCGCGGGCGACGGGGGCCCCGCCGGCGTCCAGCACCCGGCCCCGGAAGCCGCGCAGCGCCTGCTCGGCCCGCTCCAGGTTGGCCTCCTCCTCGCTGCTCGCCCGCAGCTGGGTGTGCTGGGCCCGGCGGGCCGTCTTCGGCAGGAAGACCGCCAGGAGCAGGCCGACGGCCACGGCGGCCGTGGCGATGAGGAAGGAGACGCGGAAGCCGTGCATGGTCGGGACCGCGACCCCGCCGACGTCGTCGGCCGTGTCGGCCAGCACCATGCCGATGACGGCGCTGGAGACGGACGTGCCGATGGACCGCATCAGTGTGTTGAGGCCGTTGGCGGCGCCGGTCTCGGAGGCGGGGACCGCGCCGACGATCAGCGCGGGCAGGGAGGAGTAGGCGAGGCCGATGCCGGCGCCGAGGACGACGGAGGTGACGATGGTCTGCCAGGCCGCGTCCATCAGGCCGAGGCCGCCGCCGTAGCCGATCGCGATGATCACGAGGCCGGTGATGAGGGTGGTCCTCGGGCCGTAGCGGGCGGACAGGCGGGCGTAGACCGGCGCGGTGAACATCATGGTCAGGCCCAGCGGGGCCACGCACAGGCCCGCGACGACCATGGACCGGCCGAGGCCGTAGCCGGTGGCCGCGGGCAGCTGGAGCAGCTGGGGCAGGACGAGCGAGACGACGTAGAAGCTGACGCCGACCATGATCGAGGCGAGGTTGGTGAGCAGCACCTCGCGGCGGGCGGTGGTGCGCAGGTCGACCAGGGGAGCCTTGAGGCGCAGTTCCAGCAGGCCCCACAGCAGCAGGACGACCACGGCCGCGGCGAACAGGCCGAGCGTCGTGCCGGACGACCAGCCCCAGTCGCTGCCCTTGGTGACGGGCAGCAGGAGCAGTACCAGGCCGGCCGACAGGCCCACCGCGCCGAGCAGGTCGAAGGAGCCCCGGGCGCGCATCGGGGACTCGGGGACCACGAGGAGGGTGAGGGCGATGGAGAGCACGCCGAGGCCGGCGGCACCGTAGAACAGGGTGTGCCAGTCCGTGTGCTGGGCGACCAGGGCCGCGGCGGGCAGCGCGAGACCGCCGCCGACGCCGATGGAAGAGCTCATCAGGGCCATCGCCGAGCCGAGCCGCTCGCGCGGCAGCATGTCCCGCATCAGGCCGATGCCCAGGGGTATCGCGCCCATGGCGAAGCCCTGGAGGGTACGGCCGACGATCATGGTGAGCAGTTCGCTGGTGAGCGCGCTGACCAGGGCGCCGACCACCATCACGGCGAGGCTGAGCACGAGCATGCGGCGCTTGCCGTACAGGTCGCCGAGCCGGCCCATGATCGGGGTGGCCACGGCACCGGACAGCAGCGTCGAGGTCAGGACCCAGGTGGCGTTGCTGGGGGCGGTGCCCAGCAGTTGCGGCAGGTCCTTGATGACCGGCACGAGCAGGGTCTGCATCACCGCGACCACGATGCCCGCGAAGGCGAGCACCGGGACCACGGCGCCGCTCGCCCTCCGGCCGGGCTGGTCGGTCGTCGTGTGCGTCATTGAGTGGGGCCTCCCGCGTCGAATGGGTCCTGGGTCAAACCTCGTATGCACAGGCAACTATTCCGTTGCTTCGGGCCCCTAAAGAAATCTTGACCTTCCCATGGGTTTCTGATCTCCCGTCAGTGCCGGCGGCGGGGCGGAAGGTGCCGTTCCGGGATGTCCGGGGCCGAAATGCCGATGCAGGGACCGTAACGGGGTTGAGAGCATGACCACCATGCTGGAAGCCGCCGACACCGCGCCCCCGTCAGCCCGCCGTGCGACACCGCCCGCCTGGCTGGTGGTCGCGCTGGCCTGCGCCGGGCAGTTCCTGGTCGTCCTCGACGTGTCCGTGGTCAACGTGGCCCTGCCGTCGATGCGCGCCGATCTCGCCCTGACCCCGTCCGGCCTGCAGTGGGTGGTGAACGCCTACGCCATCGCCTTCGCCGGGTTCATGCTGCTCGGCGGCCGTGCGGGCGACCTCTACGGCCGCAAGCGGATGTTCCTGGTCGGGCTCGGCCTGTTCACCCTGGCCTCGCTCGGCGGCGGACTGGCCCGGGAGGGCTGGGAGCTGCTGCTGGCGCGGGCCGTGCAGGGACTGGGCGCGGCGGTGCTGGCGCCCGCGACGCTGACCCTGCTGACGGCGGCCGTGCCGGAGGGGCCGGCCCGGGCGCGGGCGATAGCCACCTGGTCCGCGGTGGGCGCAGGCGGCGGGGCCGCGGGCGGCCTGGTCGGCGGGGTGCTGGTCGACGCGCTGTCCTGGCGGTGGGTGCTGCTGATCAACGTGCCGGTGGGCGCGGTGGTGCTGGCCGGTTCCGCGCGCCGGCTGGTGGAGAGCCGCGCCGGGGACCGGCGGCGCCTGGACCTGCCGGGCGCGCTGCTGGTGACGGCGGGCCTGGCGACGCTCGCCTACGGCATCGTGCAGACGGAGGCGCGGGGGTGGACGGCCGCGGCCACGCTGGTGCCGCTGTGCGCCGGGCCGGCCCTGATCGGCCTCTTCCTGCTGGTGCAGGCGCGCACGGCGGCGCCGCTGATGCCGCTGGGCCTGCTGCGCAGGCGCGCGGTGGCGTCGGCCAACGCGGCCATGTTCGTCTCCGGCTCGGCGATGTTCTGCATGTGGTACTTCATGACGCTCTACGCCCAGAACGCGCTCGGCTACGGGCCGCTGGACGCCGGCCTCGCCCTGGTGCCCAGCTCGCTCGCCGTGCTGGCGGGCTCCAAGGCCGCCCCGCGCCTGATGCGCGCGGCCGGGGCGCGCACGGTGGCGACGGCCGGCACGCTGGTGGCCGCGGCCGGCTTCGGCTGGCAGTCGACGATGAGCGCGCACGGCGCGTACGTCACCGGGATCATGCTCCCGGGCGTGCTGATGATGCTGGGTGCGGGGCTGGCCGGCACCCCGCTGGCCTCGCTGGCCACGTCCGGCGCGGCACCGGGGGAGGCCGGGCTGGTCTCGGGACTCATCAACACCTCGCGCACGATGGGTGGTTCGCTCGGGCTCGCCGTCATGTCCACCGTCGCGGCGGCCGGCACGGGCAGCGCTACCGGCGCCGAGGCGCTGACGCGGGGCTACGCGCTCGCCTTCCGCGCGAGCGCGGCGCTGCTGTTCGGCGGGGCGGTGCTCATGGCGGCGTGGCTGCCGCGGAGGAGGCCGCCGGCCGCCGCCGCGTGAGGCGGCGGGGGGCGGGGCCCGCGGGGCGGGGACGCGACGCCGGTCCCGGCGCACCCGGCGGGGTGGCGGCCGGCGGGGTGGCGGGGGCCGGGCGGGAGCCCGCTCACAGCCATCCCTGCTGCCGGGCCTCCCGTACCGCCTCCGCCCGGTTGCGGGTCCCCGTCTTGCCGATCGCCGCGGAGAGGTAGTTGCGGACGGTGGATTCGGACAGGTGGAGCCGCGCGGCGACGTCGGCGACCGTCGCCCCGTCCGCCGACGCCTTCAGCACCTCGCACTCACGGCCCGTCAGCGGGCTCGGCCCGGCGCTGAGCGCCGCCGCGGCCAGCGCCGGGTCGACCACGGTCTCGCCGGCCAGCACGCGCCGCACCGCCGCGGCCAGTTCCTCCACCGGCCCGTCCTTGACCAGGAAGCCGGCCGCTCCCGCCTCCATGGCCCGGCGCAGGTACCCGGGCCGGCCGAAGGTGGTCAGGATCAGCACCCGGCAGTCCGGCGCCCGCTCCCGCAGCCGCGCCGCCGCGTCCAGGCCGCTGGTGCCCGGGAGTTCGATGTCCAGCAGGGCCACGTCCGGCCGGTGCACGAGCACGGCGTCCACGATCGCGTCGCCGTCCGGGACCTGGGCGACCACCTCGATGTCATCCTCCATGCCCAGCAGCAGGGCGAGGGCCCCGCGCATCATGCCCTGGTCCTCGGCGAGCAGGACTCGGATGTCGTTCACGGCCCCAGCCTAAGGGCTGCCCCGCGGGTCCCGGACACCCCGAACGGCGTCCGCCCGGGCCCCGTTCGCGCAGGTGTCGCGGGCCGGTTGCGGGACGACTCCCGCGGCCTCGTGCATGACCGGCGGGGGACGCCGAGGACTGCGGGGGACGCCGAGGACTTCGGTGCGGCTCGCCGTCCACGTCCGCGCGCCGGCCCCGGGCCCGTGGTCCGCCGGGGGCGGGCCGGTGACGGCTCGGGCGGTGCCGCCCACGCACTCACCGGCCCGCCCCCGCTTCGCCGTTCGAGGCGTCACACGTCCCGCTGAAAAGGCGGCGACACAGAAGCCGCCGCTGGCGCGCGGTCCTCCGTCGATGAAGCTGGTGTCTTCTGCGAAGGAGACGCCATCGTGCGAATTTCTGACATTCAGCGCTGTGAAGTCCGGCCCGGGCGACTCATCGAGTGGACGGTCAGTCCGGCGACCGTCGCGGCCGCAGCGGTGCTGCCGCCGGATCCGCGACCGCCGGCATACATCCAGGAGTCGCACATCAGGACGGCGCGGTCGGTGCGTGAGGACGGGATGTTCGTGCCGACCTGGCTGGGCACGGCGTTCGACCTGCCGGGCCGGGCCGATCCCGATGCGCTGGAGCGGGCGTTGCGCGGCTGGACGCTGCGGCACGAGACGCTGCGCAGCGGCTTCCGGTGGGCCGGCGACGACATGCACCGGTTCACGCTCGACGAGGACGACGTGTCGCTGCACCGGGAGGTGGTCGGTGACTTCGCCGATGCGGAGGTGCTGGTCCGGTACCTGCAGGACCGATTCGACGCCGCGGCGAACGCGCTCGGCTGGCCGAACCTCATCTACGCGGCGGTCGTCCGCGACGACTCCGTCAGTGTGTACATGGTCTTCGACCACAGCAACGTCGACGCCTACTCCCTCCAGCGCATCCCGGAGGAGATCCGCGAACTGTACACGGCGGGCACCGGCGCCCGGCCCGTCACCGGTGGGTCCGTGGGGAGTTACGTCGACTTCTGCGAGCAGGAGCGGGCCAACGCGGACGGCATCGACGACACGCACGCGATCGTCGCCCGCTGGCGGGAGTTCATCGGCCGGTGCGACGGGAGGCTTCCGGAGTTCCCCGTCGACCTCGGTCTGCGGCCCGGTTGCGCCCTGCCCGCCCAGAAGCTGGTGTGCGAGCCGCTCGTCGACGCGGACGCCGCCGCCGCGTTCGAGGCGCACTGCCGCCCCTACGGCGGCAGCCTGGTGGGCATCCTGGCGGCGACCAGTCTCGTCGTCCACGAGCTCGGCGGGCAGCCGGTCTACCGCACGGTCGTGCCGCTGCACACCCGGCTGAAGTCCGCGTGGTCGGACTCCGTGGGCTGGTACGTCGGCGGTGCGCCGATCGAGGTGCCCGCGACGCGGGACTTCGACAGCGCGCTCGCCACGGTCCGCGCCGAACTGCGGGCCAACCAGGCACTGGCGCGCATCCCGCTGGCCCGTGTACTGCGCCTGCTCGGCGCCGACTTCCGTCCGACCTCGCCCGACATGTACTCGATCGTCTCCTACGTGGACGCCCGCGGTGTTCCCGGCTCGGCCCGCTGGACGGAGAGGAAGGCGTACGGATTGATCCGGGTGTCGTACGGCGACCAGGTGTGCGCCTGGGTCAACCGGCTGCACGAGGGACTGTGGTTCGCCTGCCGCCACCCGGACACCGACATCGCCCGCAGGAACGTGCGGCGGTACGTCGAGGGACTGCGGGATCTGATCGTCTCCACGCCCGCCCGCGGTCGCCTCCACGTCGCGGAGCCGGCGCTGTCCTGAAACAACCTTCGTGCGTCGCAACCGGGTTGGTGCCGACGCGACAGCACCCGGCACCGGTCCGTTTGACGCGACGGCACGCGCGGGACGGCAACCCGTCCCCGCTCACGGCCGGTTGGCGTCAACCCGGTGACCGTGCGGCGGTATGTCCCCATCGTGATACGTCCGTCCCATGTGAACACCCCCTTACGGCTACTGCTAGTATCTGTGCCATCA
This is a stretch of genomic DNA from Streptomyces sp. TG1A-8. It encodes these proteins:
- a CDS encoding DUF5336 domain-containing protein; translation: MNIRSLTRGDGVVIGAAVLLFIASFLDNYSYDAGDFDMPNLWSSGPVLLSVVLAGIIGAALVVVARALPQPRKVAGLDLGQFGAAFAVFAAWSALGNVIDPSGGANNIGNGSSDGPSAGTGLVIALVATLVMAAAAIATPLVPALQAPLVPAAKPAAPQPYGAQPPGGYGYPGAPAQPYGAQPQPGQAYGQPGVPAAPAPQPAAAEFSPFWFAVPVTRPLYAEDGSPAPVAELAPGTWYLAVEQRGAALVAQTQDGRRGVLQDTTGIQRG
- a CDS encoding N-acetylmuramoyl-L-alanine amidase; translated protein: MSYEGPRTDPPHSRRPRRSPLTVALAALVTGALLGWGVYEAVGDGGPGTPVRTASSPAASTAARETSPSGPAATEDGGRPDPARTASAPAGAGPLRGRVVVIDPGHNPGNVRHTAEINRSVDIGTNRKECDTTGTSTNAGYTEARFTLDVAHRLRALLEEQGATVRLTHDGDEPAWGPCVDERARIGNTARADAAVSIHADGSAPGNRGFHVIMPGPVHSGGADTRAIVGPSRALGERIAGHFLHATGEAPSNYLGSGTGLVTRTDLGGLNLSTVPKVFIECGNMRDSKDAAQLTSGAWRQKAAQGISEGIVSFLRESRAAGGSGRTAGSHGR
- a CDS encoding class I SAM-dependent methyltransferase; amino-acid sequence: MPAAPKPEILAAFEAAKGFMPVEEGLALYAAAVEAGRLGLPLLEVGTYCGRSTVLLADAARGAGVTALTVDHHRGSEEQQPGWDYHDPETVDPETGLMDTLPMFRRTLYGAGLEEHVVALVGRSPRIAAVWNSPLGLVFVDGGHTDEHATADYEGWAPHVADGGLLVIHDVFPEPEDEFTGQAPYRVYLRALASGAFTETAVTGSLRVLRRTGAGI
- a CDS encoding MFS transporter; this encodes MTHTTTDQPGRRASGAVVPVLAFAGIVVAVMQTLLVPVIKDLPQLLGTAPSNATWVLTSTLLSGAVATPIMGRLGDLYGKRRMLVLSLAVMVVGALVSALTSELLTMIVGRTLQGFAMGAIPLGIGLMRDMLPRERLGSAMALMSSSIGVGGGLALPAAALVAQHTDWHTLFYGAAGLGVLSIALTLLVVPESPMRARGSFDLLGAVGLSAGLVLLLLPVTKGSDWGWSSGTTLGLFAAAVVVLLLWGLLELRLKAPLVDLRTTARREVLLTNLASIMVGVSFYVVSLVLPQLLQLPAATGYGLGRSMVVAGLCVAPLGLTMMFTAPVYARLSARYGPRTTLITGLVIIAIGYGGGLGLMDAAWQTIVTSVVLGAGIGLAYSSLPALIVGAVPASETGAANGLNTLMRSIGTSVSSAVIGMVLADTADDVGGVAVPTMHGFRVSFLIATAAVAVGLLLAVFLPKTARRAQHTQLRASSEEEANLERAEQALRGFRGRVLDAGGAPVARAKVTLIDRRGRQAGATVSAEDGSYVLAVPAQGAYVLAARAAGHGPLASSATHAGDERAVELDLSLPGGAVTA
- a CDS encoding MFS transporter — translated: MTTMLEAADTAPPSARRATPPAWLVVALACAGQFLVVLDVSVVNVALPSMRADLALTPSGLQWVVNAYAIAFAGFMLLGGRAGDLYGRKRMFLVGLGLFTLASLGGGLAREGWELLLARAVQGLGAAVLAPATLTLLTAAVPEGPARARAIATWSAVGAGGGAAGGLVGGVLVDALSWRWVLLINVPVGAVVLAGSARRLVESRAGDRRRLDLPGALLVTAGLATLAYGIVQTEARGWTAAATLVPLCAGPALIGLFLLVQARTAAPLMPLGLLRRRAVASANAAMFVSGSAMFCMWYFMTLYAQNALGYGPLDAGLALVPSSLAVLAGSKAAPRLMRAAGARTVATAGTLVAAAGFGWQSTMSAHGAYVTGIMLPGVLMMLGAGLAGTPLASLATSGAAPGEAGLVSGLINTSRTMGGSLGLAVMSTVAAAGTGSATGAEALTRGYALAFRASAALLFGGAVLMAAWLPRRRPPAAAA
- a CDS encoding response regulator transcription factor; this encodes MNDIRVLLAEDQGMMRGALALLLGMEDDIEVVAQVPDGDAIVDAVLVHRPDVALLDIELPGTSGLDAAARLRERAPDCRVLILTTFGRPGYLRRAMEAGAAGFLVKDGPVEELAAAVRRVLAGETVVDPALAAAALSAGPSPLTGRECEVLKASADGATVADVAARLHLSESTVRNYLSAAIGKTGTRNRAEAVREARQQGWL
- a CDS encoding condensation domain-containing protein — protein: MRISDIQRCEVRPGRLIEWTVSPATVAAAAVLPPDPRPPAYIQESHIRTARSVREDGMFVPTWLGTAFDLPGRADPDALERALRGWTLRHETLRSGFRWAGDDMHRFTLDEDDVSLHREVVGDFADAEVLVRYLQDRFDAAANALGWPNLIYAAVVRDDSVSVYMVFDHSNVDAYSLQRIPEEIRELYTAGTGARPVTGGSVGSYVDFCEQERANADGIDDTHAIVARWREFIGRCDGRLPEFPVDLGLRPGCALPAQKLVCEPLVDADAAAAFEAHCRPYGGSLVGILAATSLVVHELGGQPVYRTVVPLHTRLKSAWSDSVGWYVGGAPIEVPATRDFDSALATVRAELRANQALARIPLARVLRLLGADFRPTSPDMYSIVSYVDARGVPGSARWTERKAYGLIRVSYGDQVCAWVNRLHEGLWFACRHPDTDIARRNVRRYVEGLRDLIVSTPARGRLHVAEPALS